In Alteromonas naphthalenivorans, one DNA window encodes the following:
- a CDS encoding methyl-accepting chemotaxis protein, producing MMLKKLSVLQLTILGTACLFISIMFLAYKDISTSREVLSSAERDIKLVTLIAAVERVAHHHAVERGLTAGFLGNPSDTSRSKVLNQRKKADAAMDKITSIVAEDWKEASSVEKILSPVFSLVKNKSEIRKEVDDLNGKNAFSFYSNLNKRALNTTNALTMLVNAPEAKQVLSQALLFAQAKEKMGQRRGKVNAVLAASAILDPVRQQVLAYTNETKYIEEKLKLNLDGDALNGFQTLLNSSTSREINQIVNEATADNPEFSSLPSNAEWFSLASEQIGGIAALLSERFDYVVSIVNTKASSANTNLVVTFVVIALLTLFIVVIYRTLLGIITQQLNKLVANLDKIAKEGDLTIDLSMSTKNELGDISRSVNTTILALRDLVRGLGQSILTSSRLSRQLEDSSGEMLDDAGKTQQLTANIASAIEQVAATSREIAKAGVDTLRASKQLDGLAEASLLANDNIRHSMEVLADDIKGVQQNAADMEQQVTEIGSILDTINSLSDQTNLLALNAAIEAARAGEHGRGFAVVADEVRKLAQSSRASSDKISSLLSNLKDASVVVVTDINKNVASITSSMDVTNEGRSTAQKVKEAATNVEGMAHTMSSSAEQQSATTLVIAQDVVNVEEAARHEVNIAKHLSKLSGDMKENNLLLQRTIDGFKVDKD from the coding sequence ATGATGTTGAAAAAACTCTCGGTATTGCAGCTTACTATTTTAGGTACGGCATGCTTGTTTATATCAATCATGTTTCTGGCTTATAAAGATATAAGTACCTCTAGAGAGGTATTATCTTCCGCCGAAAGGGACATTAAGTTGGTGACATTGATAGCAGCCGTAGAGCGCGTGGCTCATCATCATGCGGTCGAAAGGGGGCTAACGGCAGGTTTTTTAGGTAATCCAAGTGATACCTCCAGAAGCAAAGTACTAAACCAAAGAAAGAAAGCCGATGCGGCCATGGACAAGATAACTAGCATAGTGGCTGAAGACTGGAAAGAGGCATCGTCAGTTGAAAAAATTCTGTCTCCTGTTTTTTCTTTAGTGAAAAACAAAAGTGAAATAAGAAAAGAGGTAGACGATTTAAATGGGAAAAATGCTTTTTCCTTCTACAGCAACCTTAATAAACGTGCGTTAAATACCACTAATGCGTTGACCATGCTGGTTAACGCTCCCGAGGCTAAACAGGTATTGTCACAAGCCTTGCTATTTGCACAAGCTAAAGAAAAAATGGGGCAGCGTAGAGGTAAAGTGAATGCTGTTTTAGCGGCAAGCGCAATTTTAGATCCCGTTAGGCAGCAAGTTTTAGCGTATACCAACGAAACCAAGTACATAGAAGAAAAGCTGAAGCTTAATTTAGATGGCGATGCATTAAACGGGTTTCAAACATTATTGAACAGTTCCACAAGCCGAGAAATTAATCAAATTGTGAATGAAGCCACCGCTGATAACCCGGAGTTCTCTTCACTACCCTCAAATGCAGAATGGTTTTCATTAGCTTCAGAGCAAATAGGCGGAATTGCTGCGTTGTTAAGTGAGCGGTTTGATTACGTGGTTAGTATTGTTAATACAAAAGCGAGTAGCGCGAATACAAACTTAGTGGTTACATTCGTCGTTATTGCGTTGCTAACGTTATTTATTGTTGTCATATATCGCACATTGCTCGGTATCATTACGCAACAGTTAAATAAATTGGTGGCGAACCTAGATAAAATTGCGAAAGAGGGTGACCTCACTATTGATTTATCAATGAGCACTAAGAACGAACTAGGTGATATATCTCGTTCAGTTAATACCACCATTTTAGCATTGCGGGATCTCGTGCGTGGGTTAGGACAATCTATTCTCACAAGTTCCAGGCTTTCCCGTCAGTTAGAAGATTCCAGTGGTGAAATGTTGGATGATGCGGGGAAAACTCAGCAACTTACCGCCAATATCGCGTCAGCAATTGAACAAGTTGCTGCGACGAGCAGAGAAATTGCCAAGGCTGGTGTAGATACGTTACGTGCGAGTAAGCAGTTAGATGGCCTTGCTGAGGCGTCACTACTGGCGAACGACAACATTCGTCATAGTATGGAAGTACTCGCTGATGATATTAAAGGGGTGCAACAAAATGCTGCCGACATGGAACAGCAAGTAACAGAAATTGGCTCTATTTTGGACACCATTAACTCGCTTTCGGATCAAACCAATTTATTGGCGTTAAATGCCGCTATTGAAGCAGCTCGCGCAGGTGAGCATGGCAGAGGTTTTGCTGTTGTTGCTGATGAAGTAAGAAAGCTGGCGCAAAGTAGTCGCGCTTCTTCTGACAAAATATCTAGCTTACTGTCTAACTTAAAAGATGCCAGTGTGGTCGTGGTGACAGATATCAACAAAAACGTAGCCTCAATTACAAGTTCTATGGATGTGACCAATGAAGGCCGCTCCACAGCACAAAAAGTAAAAGAAGCAGCCACTAATGTAGAAGGCATGGCTCACACCATGTCTTCTTCGGCAGAACAACAGTCTGCCACCACCTTAGTCATAGCTCAAGATGTGGTGAATGTTGAAGAGGCTGCGCGGCATGAAGTAAATATAGCTAAACATTTATCCAAATTATCGGGCGACATGAAAGAAAACAACCTGCTTCTTCAGCGCACAATAGATGGATTTAAAGTGGATAAAGATTAA
- a CDS encoding Hsp20 family protein has product MRTIDLSPLYRSFIGSDHLASLVDAASRAEKQSTYPPYNIELLGDDKYRVTMAIAGFSKDDVSIEVQENTLVITGTRKPEEKETAERKFLHKGISERNFERKFQLGDHVKVLAADMENGLLHIDMERVIPEAKKPRQIEIGSRLIES; this is encoded by the coding sequence ATGCGTACTATCGATCTATCTCCACTTTACCGTTCATTCATTGGTTCTGACCACTTAGCTTCACTTGTTGATGCTGCATCTCGTGCTGAAAAACAAAGTACTTACCCCCCTTACAATATTGAATTGCTTGGCGATGATAAATATCGCGTGACTATGGCAATAGCGGGTTTCAGTAAAGATGACGTATCCATAGAAGTTCAAGAAAACACCCTAGTAATAACGGGTACACGCAAGCCGGAAGAAAAAGAAACCGCTGAGCGTAAGTTTCTTCACAAAGGGATATCTGAGCGGAATTTCGAAAGAAAATTTCAGCTTGGCGACCATGTGAAGGTGTTAGCTGCTGATATGGAAAATGGGTTATTACACATCGATATGGAGCGTGTCATACCCGAAGCTAAAAAACCTCGTCAAATTGAGATTGGTTCTCGATTAATAGAGAGTTAA
- the greA gene encoding transcription elongation factor GreA, giving the protein MSQYPMTAHGAQLLRDELNELKTKTRPRIIQSIAEAREHGDLKENAEYHAAREQQSFCEGRIQDIEGKLSNAQIIDVTKMENKGKVIFGTTVTILNVDTDEETTYRIVGDDEADIKQNRISVNSPIARGLIGKELDDMVTIQTPAGSVEVEIIEVQYI; this is encoded by the coding sequence ATGAGTCAGTATCCAATGACCGCGCACGGCGCACAGCTTCTGCGCGACGAACTAAACGAACTTAAAACAAAAACTCGCCCGCGTATTATTCAGTCTATTGCTGAAGCTCGCGAGCACGGCGACTTAAAAGAAAATGCTGAATATCACGCCGCCCGTGAACAGCAAAGTTTCTGCGAAGGCCGTATTCAAGATATTGAAGGTAAATTGTCAAACGCACAAATTATCGATGTCACCAAAATGGAAAACAAAGGTAAGGTTATTTTCGGCACTACCGTTACCATTTTGAATGTTGATACGGATGAAGAAACCACATATCGCATCGTGGGCGACGACGAAGCAGATATTAAGCAAAACCGTATTTCGGTAAATTCACCTATTGCTCGCGGCCTTATCGGCAAAGAGCTTGATGATATGGTGACTATTCAAACGCCAGCAGGTAGTGTTGAAGTAGAAATTATTGAAGTTCAATATATCTGA
- a CDS encoding acetate kinase: MKKEVIVLNCGSSSVKFAIIDADTGEAGLSGIAESLGNDDASISFKLNGQKEQQTLPANASHAEALAAIQNIIASTGVEPIALGHRVVHGGERFKEAALVDDSVLASVEEYASMAPLHNLANLKGITTAQAAYPDLPHVIVFDTSFFQQMPKRAYMYALPKALYEQHGVRKYGFHGTSHKFILDSTAQLLNKPVEQTSIISAHLGNGCSVTAIEKGVAVDTSMGFTPLEGLMMGTRCGDIDPSLPGTLQEKLGKSAAEINSLINKESGLAGISGLSNDCRTLEEAAEAGHEGALLALEMFCYRLAKYISSYMIAVPSLDAVVFTGGIGENSSYIRATTMGYFSHLGFTIDEQNNQAMRFGAKGNIASSSSTKPVLIVPTNEEWVIAAEAAKFA, encoded by the coding sequence ATGAAAAAAGAAGTTATTGTATTAAATTGCGGCAGTTCGTCAGTTAAATTCGCTATTATCGATGCTGACACTGGTGAGGCCGGTCTAAGTGGCATTGCAGAAAGCTTAGGTAATGATGACGCAAGCATATCGTTTAAATTAAACGGTCAAAAAGAACAGCAAACCCTACCTGCTAACGCCTCTCATGCAGAAGCTTTAGCAGCAATTCAAAACATAATTGCCAGTACAGGTGTTGAGCCAATAGCCTTGGGACATCGAGTTGTTCACGGTGGTGAACGCTTCAAAGAAGCAGCGTTAGTCGACGATAGCGTATTAGCCTCGGTAGAAGAATATGCGAGCATGGCACCGCTGCATAACTTAGCTAACCTGAAAGGAATTACCACTGCCCAAGCCGCCTATCCAGATTTACCGCATGTCATCGTGTTCGATACTTCTTTTTTCCAACAAATGCCAAAACGTGCCTATATGTATGCACTACCCAAGGCCTTGTACGAGCAGCACGGCGTGCGTAAATATGGTTTCCATGGCACTAGCCACAAGTTTATTTTAGATAGCACTGCACAATTGCTTAATAAGCCTGTTGAACAAACCAGTATTATTAGTGCTCACTTAGGCAATGGTTGTAGTGTTACCGCTATTGAAAAAGGTGTAGCGGTAGATACCAGCATGGGGTTTACGCCCCTTGAAGGGTTAATGATGGGAACGCGTTGCGGCGATATCGACCCCAGCTTGCCAGGCACTTTGCAAGAAAAACTAGGCAAGTCAGCGGCTGAAATTAATTCACTGATTAACAAAGAATCTGGCCTTGCGGGTATTTCCGGGTTAAGCAACGATTGTCGTACGCTAGAAGAAGCGGCAGAAGCGGGGCACGAAGGCGCACTGTTAGCCCTTGAAATGTTCTGTTATCGCTTAGCTAAATATATATCTAGCTACATGATAGCGGTGCCGTCATTAGATGCCGTGGTGTTTACCGGTGGTATTGGTGAAAATTCATCGTATATTCGTGCAACTACCATGGGGTATTTTTCCCATCTTGGGTTTACCATTGATGAGCAAAACAACCAAGCTATGCGCTTTGGTGCGAAAGGAAACATTGCGTCTTCCTCATCCACCAAACCTGTTTTAATCGTACCCACAAATGAAGAGTGGGTTATCGCCGCTGAAGCTGCGAAATTCGCTTAG
- the pta gene encoding phosphate acetyltransferase, giving the protein MSRRIMLIPVGTSVGLTTVSIGLVRALEEQAIKLNFFKPVAQPRRGDTGEERSTAIISHHCSVKPIAPFDLNVVEQMISSDNTDELLEEIIERFEAHQEPDAVAVIEGLVTTRHHPYAERLNLEISRALDADIVFVCVPGNDDPVDINHRLEIVVDAYGGHKSKKVIGCIFNKVNAPYDEHGQLRTDLSVLEAPEHDETRSKALRELPIFAKGLNLLGNIDWNAELMSPRAIDIAKHLNATLINEGNIASRRLSSVTFAAREIHNMTHTLKPGALQVMSGDRGDVFVSCCLAALNGTKLGALLLTGGYQPDENIKQLCNQALETGLPVMLVNTNTWQTAQNLHAFNQEVPVDDSQRIEKVMVHAAESLDAKWVSSLTEKVSRQKKLSPSAFRYYLTNRARQVNKRVVLPEGNEPRTVAAAAICAKRGLARPVLIGDENEIQRVAQQQGVVLGDGVEIVSPAAIQEDYVAGLVKLRGHKGVTDVVARELLQDNVTLGTMMLQQGDVDGLVSGAVHTTANTIRPALQLIKTAENASLVSSVFFMLLPDQVLVYGDCAINPDPNAQQLADIAIQSATSAQMFGIEPRVAMISYSTGTSGAGSDVEKVREATEIAQKLRPDLLIDGPLQYDAAAIESVGRSKAPNSRVAGKANVFVFPDLNTGNTTYKAVQRSFDLVCIGPMLQGMRKPVNDLSRGALVDDIVFTIALTAIQAAN; this is encoded by the coding sequence ATGTCACGCCGTATTATGCTGATCCCTGTTGGCACTAGCGTAGGGTTAACTACTGTCAGCATTGGGCTAGTTCGAGCATTAGAAGAACAAGCCATTAAACTGAATTTTTTTAAACCTGTAGCACAGCCTCGTAGGGGCGATACCGGTGAAGAGCGCTCAACCGCTATTATTAGTCACCACTGTAGCGTTAAACCCATAGCGCCATTCGATTTGAACGTAGTAGAGCAAATGATCAGTAGCGATAATACTGATGAATTACTTGAAGAGATTATAGAGCGCTTTGAAGCGCATCAAGAACCTGATGCAGTGGCAGTTATCGAAGGTCTGGTGACAACCCGCCACCATCCCTATGCAGAGCGCTTAAATCTTGAAATTAGTCGGGCGTTAGATGCCGACATTGTGTTTGTTTGTGTGCCAGGAAATGATGATCCTGTTGATATTAATCATCGCCTTGAAATTGTGGTAGACGCTTACGGCGGCCACAAAAGTAAAAAGGTAATAGGGTGCATATTTAACAAAGTTAACGCGCCTTATGATGAACACGGTCAACTACGTACCGATTTAAGTGTGCTTGAAGCGCCAGAGCACGATGAAACACGCAGCAAAGCGTTGCGTGAACTGCCTATATTTGCAAAGGGCTTGAACCTGCTTGGGAATATTGATTGGAATGCGGAGCTAATGTCTCCTCGTGCTATCGATATTGCTAAGCACTTAAATGCCACATTAATAAATGAAGGCAATATTGCTTCACGTCGATTAAGCAGCGTTACGTTTGCGGCCCGTGAAATTCATAACATGACACACACCTTAAAGCCTGGCGCACTGCAAGTAATGTCTGGTGACAGAGGTGATGTGTTTGTTTCGTGTTGCTTAGCAGCGTTAAATGGCACCAAGTTAGGCGCATTATTATTAACTGGCGGCTACCAGCCAGATGAAAATATAAAGCAGCTTTGTAACCAAGCATTAGAAACCGGCTTGCCTGTTATGTTGGTCAATACGAATACGTGGCAAACCGCACAGAACCTTCATGCGTTTAATCAAGAAGTGCCGGTAGATGATAGTCAGCGTATAGAAAAAGTGATGGTACATGCGGCTGAAAGTTTAGATGCTAAATGGGTCTCTTCGCTTACTGAAAAAGTATCGCGTCAAAAGAAACTTTCTCCGTCTGCATTTCGCTATTATCTAACCAATCGTGCGCGCCAAGTTAACAAGCGCGTGGTATTACCTGAAGGTAATGAACCGCGCACTGTAGCCGCAGCTGCCATTTGTGCTAAACGAGGGTTAGCGCGGCCTGTGCTGATTGGTGATGAAAATGAAATTCAACGTGTGGCACAGCAACAAGGCGTGGTGCTGGGCGATGGGGTTGAAATTGTTTCACCTGCTGCCATACAAGAAGATTATGTGGCAGGGTTAGTGAAGCTTCGCGGTCACAAGGGGGTTACCGATGTGGTTGCTCGTGAGTTGCTACAAGACAACGTTACCCTAGGTACTATGATGTTGCAGCAAGGTGATGTTGATGGCTTGGTATCTGGCGCCGTTCACACTACAGCAAATACCATTCGCCCCGCATTGCAGTTAATTAAAACAGCAGAAAATGCATCGTTAGTTTCGTCGGTATTTTTCATGTTATTGCCAGACCAAGTCTTGGTTTATGGTGACTGTGCCATTAATCCAGACCCTAATGCCCAACAGCTGGCAGATATTGCGATTCAGTCTGCTACGTCGGCGCAGATGTTTGGTATCGAGCCAAGAGTCGCTATGATCAGTTACTCTACTGGTACATCGGGTGCTGGAAGCGATGTTGAAAAAGTGCGTGAGGCTACCGAAATTGCACAAAAACTTCGCCCGGACTTACTCATTGATGGGCCGCTTCAATACGATGCCGCTGCCATTGAAAGTGTAGGGCGCAGTAAAGCGCCAAACAGCCGTGTTGCGGGTAAAGCTAATGTATTTGTGTTCCCAGATTTAAACACCGGAAATACCACTTACAAAGCGGTTCAGCGTAGTTTTGATTTGGTGTGTATTGGGCCAATGCTGCAAGGCATGCGCAAGCCTGTCAATGACTTAAGCCGTGGAGCGTTAGTAGATGATATTGTGTTTACTATTGCGTTAACTGCTATTCAAGCCGCCAATTAG
- the carB gene encoding carbamoyl-phosphate synthase large subunit encodes MPKRTDIKSILIIGAGPIVIGQACEFDYSGAQACKALREEGYRVILVNSNPATIMTDPEMADATYIEPIHWEVVRKIIEKERPDAILPTMGGQTALNCALDLDHHGVLKEFNVELIGATADAIDKAENRERFDKAMKNIGLECPRAEIAQSMDQAHDVLTRIGFPCIIRPSFTMGGSGGGIAYNIDEFNEICGRGLDLSPTKELLIDESLIGWKEYEMEVVRDRADNCIIVCTIENFDAMGVHTGDSITVAPAQTLTDKEFQLMRNAAMAVLREIGVETGGSNVQFGVDPNTGRMVIIEMNPRVSRSSALASKATGFPIAKVAAKLAIGYTLDELANDITGGLTPASFEPSIDYVVTKIPRFNFEKFAGANDRLTTQMKSVGEVMAIGRNQQESLQKALRGLEVGANGLNSMVDLEDPEARNKVIYELREPGAERIWYIGDAFRMGMTVDEVFTLTNVDRWYLVQLEELIQLEAQVAECGLHGIDEDLMRKLKRKGFSDSRLAELTKVGEGDIRETRRGFGVTPVYKRVDTCAAEFSTSTAYMYSTYDEECEADPTDNDKIMVLGGGPNRIGQGIEFDYCCVHAALSMREDGYETIMVNCNPETVSTDYDTSDRLYFEPVTLEDVLEIVAKEKPKGVIVQYGGQTPLKLARALEAAGVPIIGTSPEAIDRAEDRERFQQMVNKLGLKQPANATVTNIEQALAMADGIGFPLVVRPSYVLGGRAMEIVYDLKDLKRYLTEAVKVSNDSPVLLDRFLDDAIEVDIDAICDGKEVVIGGIMEHIEQAGVHSGDSACSLPPHSLSKEIQDVMREQVKAMALELGVVGLMNTQFAVKDGEVYLIEVNPRAARTVPFVSKATGVPLAKVAARAMAGVSLAEQGVTTEIIPPFYSVKEVVLPFAKFQGVDPLLGPEMRSTGEVMGVGDTFEEAYAKANLGAGAPLPKSGKALISVRNNDKNKIIELAKALNGAGFSIEATRGTATTLYDAGIACSVVNKLSEGRPNIVDSIKNGEYAYIINTTEGRQAITDSVYIRREALLNKVTYTTTMNAAFATIRAKSADDRDKVASVQELHARL; translated from the coding sequence ATGCCAAAACGTACCGACATAAAAAGTATTCTCATCATAGGTGCTGGCCCTATTGTTATTGGCCAGGCCTGCGAGTTTGACTATTCAGGCGCTCAAGCATGTAAAGCGCTACGCGAAGAAGGTTATCGCGTTATTCTGGTTAACTCGAACCCCGCTACTATCATGACCGATCCTGAAATGGCCGATGCAACATACATCGAGCCAATTCACTGGGAAGTGGTACGCAAAATTATCGAAAAAGAGCGTCCAGATGCCATCTTGCCCACAATGGGCGGACAAACTGCGCTTAACTGCGCGCTAGATTTAGATCATCACGGTGTATTGAAAGAGTTCAATGTTGAACTTATCGGTGCAACGGCTGATGCTATCGATAAAGCTGAAAACCGTGAGCGCTTCGACAAGGCAATGAAAAACATTGGTCTTGAATGCCCACGCGCCGAAATTGCACAAAGCATGGATCAAGCCCACGACGTACTAACGCGTATTGGCTTTCCATGTATTATTCGTCCGTCATTCACCATGGGTGGAAGCGGCGGCGGTATTGCATACAATATTGACGAATTTAACGAAATTTGTGGCCGGGGTCTCGACCTTTCGCCTACCAAAGAACTCCTTATTGATGAGTCGTTAATTGGTTGGAAAGAATACGAAATGGAAGTAGTTCGCGACCGTGCAGATAACTGTATCATCGTGTGTACTATTGAAAACTTCGATGCCATGGGTGTACATACTGGTGACTCAATCACAGTCGCGCCAGCGCAAACCCTTACTGACAAAGAATTCCAGCTAATGCGTAATGCCGCCATGGCAGTATTACGTGAAATCGGTGTTGAAACCGGTGGCTCTAACGTACAGTTCGGTGTAGATCCAAACACAGGCCGTATGGTGATCATCGAGATGAACCCGCGGGTATCGCGTTCATCTGCATTAGCATCAAAAGCGACAGGTTTCCCAATTGCTAAAGTGGCTGCCAAGTTAGCCATTGGTTACACCCTTGATGAGCTTGCTAACGATATTACCGGTGGTTTAACACCAGCATCTTTTGAGCCTTCAATCGATTACGTAGTCACAAAAATTCCTCGCTTTAACTTTGAAAAATTTGCTGGCGCGAACGATCGCTTAACCACGCAAATGAAATCAGTGGGCGAAGTGATGGCGATTGGTCGTAACCAACAAGAGTCACTACAAAAAGCACTTCGCGGCCTTGAAGTTGGCGCGAACGGCTTGAACTCAATGGTCGATTTAGAAGACCCAGAAGCACGCAACAAAGTGATTTACGAACTACGTGAGCCTGGTGCTGAGCGTATTTGGTACATTGGCGATGCGTTCCGCATGGGCATGACCGTTGATGAAGTATTTACGCTCACTAACGTTGACCGTTGGTACCTCGTTCAGCTTGAAGAACTTATTCAGCTTGAAGCTCAAGTAGCTGAATGTGGATTACACGGCATTGATGAAGACCTTATGCGTAAACTTAAGCGCAAAGGTTTCTCTGACTCTCGCTTAGCCGAGCTTACGAAAGTAGGTGAAGGTGACATTCGTGAAACTCGTCGCGGCTTTGGTGTAACGCCAGTTTATAAGCGTGTTGATACCTGTGCGGCAGAATTTTCTACCAGCACGGCTTACATGTATTCAACCTACGATGAAGAGTGTGAAGCTGACCCCACTGACAACGATAAGATTATGGTGTTAGGTGGTGGTCCAAACCGTATTGGTCAAGGTATCGAGTTTGATTATTGTTGTGTTCACGCGGCGCTTTCAATGCGTGAAGACGGTTACGAAACCATTATGGTTAACTGTAACCCTGAAACGGTTTCTACCGACTATGACACATCTGATCGCTTGTACTTCGAACCGGTAACGCTAGAAGACGTACTTGAGATTGTGGCTAAAGAAAAGCCAAAAGGCGTAATAGTGCAATACGGTGGCCAAACGCCGCTTAAGTTAGCACGTGCCCTTGAAGCTGCTGGCGTACCTATTATTGGCACGTCGCCTGAAGCTATCGATAGAGCAGAAGATCGTGAACGCTTCCAGCAAATGGTGAATAAGCTAGGCCTTAAACAGCCAGCAAATGCTACGGTAACTAACATCGAGCAAGCCCTAGCCATGGCTGACGGTATTGGCTTTCCGCTTGTAGTACGTCCTTCGTACGTACTAGGTGGCCGCGCAATGGAAATTGTTTACGACCTTAAAGACTTAAAACGCTACCTAACGGAAGCGGTGAAGGTTTCTAATGATTCTCCTGTACTGCTAGACCGTTTCTTAGATGACGCTATTGAAGTCGATATCGATGCAATCTGCGACGGTAAAGAAGTCGTTATTGGCGGAATCATGGAGCATATTGAGCAAGCGGGTGTTCACTCTGGTGACTCAGCCTGTTCATTGCCACCTCACTCCTTAAGTAAAGAGATTCAAGATGTTATGCGCGAACAAGTGAAAGCCATGGCGCTTGAACTTGGTGTTGTTGGCCTAATGAATACACAATTTGCGGTAAAAGATGGCGAAGTGTATTTAATTGAGGTTAACCCGCGTGCAGCACGTACAGTACCATTTGTATCGAAAGCTACAGGTGTTCCACTTGCTAAAGTTGCCGCACGCGCAATGGCGGGTGTTAGCTTGGCAGAGCAGGGTGTTACGACAGAAATTATTCCTCCGTTTTACTCTGTGAAAGAAGTGGTATTACCGTTTGCTAAATTCCAAGGTGTTGATCCACTATTAGGCCCAGAAATGCGCTCTACCGGCGAAGTGATGGGTGTGGGTGATACTTTCGAAGAAGCATATGCTAAAGCTAACTTAGGTGCAGGGGCGCCATTACCTAAATCAGGTAAAGCGTTAATTTCTGTGCGTAATAACGATAAGAACAAAATTATCGAATTAGCCAAAGCATTGAACGGCGCTGGATTTAGCATTGAAGCGACGCGAGGCACAGCAACCACACTTTATGATGCAGGTATTGCCTGTTCTGTAGTGAATAAGCTGTCTGAAGGTCGCCCTAACATTGTGGACTCCATCAAAAATGGAGAGTACGCCTATATCATCAATACTACGGAAGGTCGCCAAGCGATTACCGACTCGGTTTATATTCGCCGAGAAGCGTTGCTGAATAAGGTGACTTACACCACCACAATGAATGCTGCTTTTGCTACTATTCGTGCGAAGTCCGCAGACGATCGTGACAAGGTGGCTTCAGTCCAAGAGCTTCACGCAAGACTCTAA
- a CDS encoding DUF3224 domain-containing protein, with amino-acid sequence MDCNGQFSITGWDENILSEKREGVKQTHASITQAYEGSMAGQSDVEFLMSYQTSMLALFVGFESFVGVIDGRRGTVSFKHDGKFVNGIASSNFSSIDGSATGELSNCTISGTFESAEGGKANYTINLTE; translated from the coding sequence ATGGACTGCAATGGGCAATTTTCCATTACGGGGTGGGATGAAAATATACTAAGTGAAAAACGAGAAGGTGTTAAGCAAACCCATGCTAGCATAACGCAAGCTTATGAAGGCAGCATGGCGGGGCAAAGCGACGTTGAATTTCTCATGTCATATCAGACATCAATGTTGGCGCTATTCGTTGGATTCGAGAGTTTTGTAGGAGTTATAGACGGACGTCGTGGCACAGTTTCATTTAAGCACGATGGAAAATTTGTAAATGGCATTGCCAGTAGCAACTTTTCATCGATTGATGGCAGCGCTACGGGTGAACTCTCTAATTGCACTATTTCAGGAACATTCGAGTCTGCTGAAGGCGGTAAAGCAAACTACACAATAAATCTTACCGAATAA
- a CDS encoding NUDIX domain-containing protein, whose translation MSDKDIETLSSKVVYENKWLKVREDKIRRASGNEGLYGVVEKPDFAIILPIDGDIVYLVEQYRYTVQQRLLEFPQGAWEDNPDADPKVLAAGELKEETGFTATEMHYVGFQYLAYGFCNQGYHIFVAKGLTQGEQKLDVEEEDLKIVPVHIKELESMITEGTIKDASTCNAYGLARLKGFI comes from the coding sequence ATGTCGGATAAGGATATTGAAACGCTCTCGTCGAAAGTGGTTTATGAAAATAAGTGGCTTAAAGTACGTGAAGATAAAATTCGTCGTGCTAGTGGGAACGAAGGACTTTATGGTGTTGTTGAAAAACCAGACTTTGCGATTATTCTTCCCATCGACGGTGATATTGTCTATCTGGTCGAGCAATACCGATACACGGTACAGCAGCGATTGCTAGAGTTTCCGCAAGGTGCCTGGGAAGATAACCCAGATGCCGATCCGAAAGTGTTAGCTGCCGGCGAATTGAAAGAAGAAACGGGGTTTACAGCCACAGAAATGCATTATGTTGGTTTTCAATATCTTGCTTATGGCTTTTGTAATCAGGGTTATCATATATTCGTTGCGAAAGGGCTAACGCAGGGCGAGCAAAAGTTAGATGTAGAGGAAGAGGATTTAAAAATTGTACCTGTGCATATTAAAGAATTGGAATCTATGATAACTGAAGGCACGATTAAAGATGCTTCTACCTGCAATGCTTACGGACTTGCCCGTTTAAAAGGATTTATTTAG